The DNA segment CCGGCGCAGGACGTCAAAGAAATCGCTTCGGTAAAGCGGTTCTACGGTGATGTATTTGGGGGTCGTTCAAAGGCTGGGGGGAAGACTATATAGATACAAAAAGTAGCGGGCTTAGTAGCGGTTTCAATGCTGATCCACAGCATCGGCCGAGCAAACCGTTGGTGGTCGTATACAGCCAAAATTTGGAGCTTACCCGTTCGAAAATACTCGATGCAGGCGGAAAGGTGACCAAAGAGATATTCTCTTTTCCGGGAGGCAGACGTTTTCACTTCACTGACTTGGCTGCCAACGAACTCGCAGTCTGGTCTGATCAATGAACCCCAGAAATAGGGACAGAAATTCATCCGTTTGCCAAAGAGATTGCATGCAACTTCCAGACGAAAGTATCGTTGAGAAAGCCACCGTCGAAGATGCTGAAGAAATACTTGCCCTGCAAAAAACTGCGTATGTAAGTGAAGCTGAATTAATCGATGATTTTACAATACCGCCCTTGCATCAGACCATCGATGATATCATTTCTGAGTTTAATCATCAGGTAATTTTGAAGTTTAAACTCGAAAAGAGAATTATTGGTTCAGTTCGATGCTATCTGGAAAAAGGAACGTGTTATATAGGCAAATTGATTGTACATCCTGACTATCAAAATCTTGGCATAGGCACAAAACTTTTACGTGCAGCAGAATGTCAATTTCAGCACGCAGAGCGATATGAATTATTCACAGGCGAAATGAGCAAGAGAAACCTGCATATATATGAGAAGAATGGTTACCGGGTTTTTTATAGTAAAATAATTTCGCAAAAACTGACTTTACTGTTTCTGGAAAAGATAAACAAGAAAGCATAACAAGGGCATCAGCCTCGCTCCCGAGAGCAGTGTTTTACTGGACTCGGAAGTTCAGTTTCAGCGGCAGGTTACCTCTGCAGATATTTCGGTCAGAGTACAATTAATCGTTCTTTTTCCGCCAGCTTACCGGACGACCCGGTTTCTTCGCCTGTATCCGCCTGCCTTTAACACCGCGAATTCTTATCGAATTCAATACCGTATCGTATTCGTCCGTTCTTGCCTTTTTCCTTTCTTCGGCCCTATAATCGGTAAGTACCGCGATTTGCTGCAAGGGGTGCATTCCCTTGATGGTTGAGTTAAATGGTTAATTTCAAAAAGGATATCCCGAATCATGGTTCTTTACGGCAGATTTTCAGGAGTACGGCACGGATCTTGGTCGATTAGCTGGTCTGCTTGAACGCCACAGCCAGCAATAACCTTTAGGAGGAAAAGGAATGGAAAAGATTTGGCAGCAGAAATTGGTGTGGGTGGACACTGATATCACCATCGGTCATAAATCGGGCCTGTTCAGCTACTGCGATGTCGATGACGGATATGCCCTTACCGCCTTGCTTCGCTCCGAGCAGGTGGAGGTGATCGGTGTCAGCTCCACCTTGGGCAACACCGACGAAATCCGCGTTTCCACCGGGATCGCCCGCGATTTTCTTGGCAAGTATGGACCGAACAGCGTATCCGTCTATCAGGGGGCGGCCGCCCGGCTTCCCAAGGATCTTGCCCAAACGCCGACCAACGAGGCGGTCGAGAAGTTGGCGGATTTGCTAAAAAACAACCGCTTGACCATCCTTGCTATCGGAGCGGCCACCAATATCGCCACCCTGCTCCTCAAATACCCAGAAGCCGCCGCAGGTATCGACGAAATCGTCCTCGTCGCCGGCCGCAGAAATCTGGACGAACATTTCATCTCCGGCCACCATCAACCCAAGCCTTTCCGCGACCTGAACTTCGAGTTCGACCCGCAGGCCTTCGAGGTGCTGCTGCAATCGAAACTCACGTTGGCCCTCGTTCCCTACGAAGCCTGCCGTCAGATGTGGATCCGCTTGGGGGATCTGTCGCGCATCGGCAAGGCAAACAAGGTGGGGCATTTCCTGGCCGAACATTCTCTTGGCTGGATCACCGAATGGGAGGTGGTCTTCGGCGCCAAGGGTTTCAACCCCTTCGATCTGGTTGCCGCCGGCTACGTCATCCGTCCCGAACTTTTTTCTGCCCGTTCCTGGCAGGCGACCATCCAATATGGTCCGGACGATACCGCACCGGGCAAGACCAAACCCTATCTCGTCTGCAACGATTCCATCACCTGCGGACGGACGGTCAACTACTGTGTGGGCATCGCCGAAAGCTGCCCGGCGTTCCTGCTTGAGCGGATCTGCACCCACGATATGGCTGCCTTCGTAGTCGGTCAATCCCACATCAACGTAGTTGTTCCCGACATCCAGGAGGCCAGCGAATTCTACGGGCGGGTTCTCGGTTTTCAGCAGGCCTTCGACCAAGACGGCAACAAGATGGATTATGCCGGTGTCGTAATGGAACCTTTTGCCCTGGATGCTGGAATTTTAAAAGGAGGCGTCAATGTCGACGTCCGCTTCCTCAAACATCCCCAGGCCGAGATCTATCTTGAGCTGATGGCCTACCACGCCCCAAAGGGCAACCAGAGTCTGCCGCCGCAACCGAAGACCTACGACGTTGGGGGCGTGCGGCATATCGCCCTGGAAGTCGCCAACTGCCGAGAGGTCTTCGACTACCTCCGTGGTCAGGAAGGTGTCACCATGATCAATACCGATGCCGCCTACCGACCGGTCAAACTTGACGGTTTTCCCATCACCTTTTTCTATTGGATCGATAAATACGGAATCCAATGGGAAATGGAAGAAGGCCGGCGGATCGGCATGTCACGGGGTATCGTTTAGATTGGGTTAAACCGCCGGGGTCTTGTCCCCCGCGGCCGCCTTGTCACGACGGATCTTTTCCATGATTTCAGGATAGAGCTTCTCCATGCAATCCGGGCAGACGCCATGGCTGAATTGCGCCTCGGTATTGTCCTGGATATACTTCTCGATCTTCTGCCAATAGCCCTTGTCGTCGCGAATGTTCTTGCAGTTGGCACAGATCGGAATAAATCCGCGCAGGGTCTTGATTTCGTTCAAGGCCTCCTGCAATTCCTTGATGACTGCCTCCCTTTCCTCCGCCGAGGTTTCGACGAGACGGTGCAGCGCCTGCAGGTCCTGGACCTGTTTGCTTCGGTAATCCTGCACTTCCAGGGACTGCACCGGTTCGGTGTCGGCGCGACCGACGCCGTCTTCGGCTAAAGTCAGAACGGTCATGGTCTGGCTCAGGAACATATTGTCGTCTTCGTTGCGAAAATACTCACCGTAGCAGAAAAACCCGGCGGTGGGCGCGAGACCGGCCAAGGGCTGCAGCTCCAGCTTGCTGTCTTCACCCAGCACCCATTTGCGACTGAGACAGGAATAGATAAAAACCACATCGCAGGGACTGGAGGCGAACCGGCTGAAGGTCGCCCTGGCCGATTCCGCAACCAGACCTGAATGGCAGAAGGAGAATTGTACCGTTTCGCCGGTGTAGAAGGGTGCCATGAACTCCAGGGAGCCGTCCGGCAAAACCCGATTGGCATGTCGCGCCAGAAGCACGCCATGGCGTCGCACCACCAGAGGAAATTCGGCTGCGGATTGGGGCAGGCGCCCGGCGATATGCTCTCCAAGATAATGGGAATACAAGTCCTTGGCCGGTCGATTGTCGATGGTGTGGATGCAGGTTCCGGTGGCGGCAGTGATGGTCATTTTTTTGCCGAGTGGTACCCAGCTGAGATTGTAGTCGGTACCGACCCTCAGGGAGTCACCGGACAGGACGGCGGCGGCGGCTCCTTTGCCGGTATGGCCGTGTTCGGTGAAGACAAAGGTCTGTTTGGCCAGTCCGTTATCCCCCGCTTGACCACCGCTGATGACCAAGGTCGGGCACGCCTCCTGAAAGCCGGCAAGCAGCGGTTCGCCGTTGACTGCCCCGCCGTCCTTGATTCCGCAACCAAAGACAATGGCTAATCGGCAATCCTTCCGGGCGAGGGCAAGCCCTAGGCGACGACCAGCATCGTGCATGTCGTCATTCTGATCGATGAAGGCAGTTTGCACCGTAGTCTTGTCGAACCGGGAGAAATTGATGACCGTTGTCTTCTCAAGGGAGGCACCGTCCATGATCTCGCCGGCAGTAGTGGCGCCCAGTATCGGGACGCCTGGGAAAATCTTGGTCAACTGACCAAGCAGCTCTGCGACGTAGTCCTCCGCCGGATTGCCGGAGAAGACCTGAATGAGAAGATGTTGCGGGACATACTCACCGAGTTTTTGTTTGGCCTGAAAAAGATCATCGGCGGAACTGTATTGGATATTAAAACTAAACATCGGCCCTTCTCCTCCCCCGTAAATAGTAGTCGATGAAATCGGTCACAGCCTTTCTCCATCAATATCTCACCCCGATTACCGGAATAAGTGGCTTTCCTGTATCGTCAGGCTACTTGCTGTTCGGGGCATTTTCAAGATGTTTCTCCGATAGTAAAGGGAGATGGCAAATAACAGGTTGTGTGGATCAGAGTATGATTAAAATCTTCTCAGGTATCCATTTCTCCATTCGAGAAATTCTCGAATTCCTGGGGGGCAGTTTGCCGAAGTGTCTGGTGAGGGAAAAACATATCTTTTCTCCTCAATTCTCGAAATCGACTATTTCTCAGTGATGGTGGTGTGCTAGGGATGAACGACCCGGGGGCTGCCGCATCTCCAAGGTTTGGCCGAGGAACTGGCTACCTTGCTTGCGGTGGTAAGCTGGCAATGCGCGCCTCAAACCGGGCGAAGCGCTTGTCCAGTTTGACGATTTCCTCTGCCTTCTCGTTTTTCGACAGGAAGGAAAAGTGGATACTGTTGTAAACGACCTCTTTGAGATTGTCGTAGGAAGGTTTATAGCGACTGGTATAGAGAAGGTATTCTCCGCTCAAATTGTTGCGCGACACCCCCGGGTCGTCGGTGGAGATGACGAAGGGTACCCCATGTCTGGCATACAGGCCTACGGGATGGGCCTCGTTTTTGATGCCGAGGATGAATTCGTTGCTGGTCAGATTGACCTCAACGGCGACCTTCTTTTGTTTCATGATGTTAAGAAGCTGCGGGGCATCGGTTTCATGGGCGATATCGATGCCATGGCCGATACGATCGGCACCGGCGACCAGCACTGCCTCACGAATATGATGGCGCAGGCCCTCGGGCGGTATCATCCCCAGCACCAGTTCACCGGCATGCAGGGACAGTTTGACGCCGGGGTAGTGCCTTTTGAAAAACTCGAACATCTTCATATGCAGGCTGTAATCACGCATCGCCACATGCCGATTTTCCGGCCCGAGGATGTTGACGCCTACCACCAGCGGCGTCCGTCCGGCAGCGGCAAAAGAGGTGAATAAGCTGCCAAAGACCTGGGCCGGCGGGTTGTTGCGTGACACATAGGTCTGAAAACGCAGCTTGAAGTCTTCATCATCCAGGCCGCTGGCCGCAGCCTCCAGGGATTTTACATAGCCATCAATCTTGGCAAGGGTTTCGGCATCACCTGCAAGTATGGCGAAGGCCCTGTCCAAGGCCTCATGCATTTGCTGCTCGGGGGTGTTTGCAGTTAAGGGGCCGATGAGCGCAGCTACTTCTCGGTTTTCCACCGACGGCCCGCCCTTCAGCATGGTTTCCAGATAGCTGATGTTCTCATCTTTGGCCCGTACCTTTAACGATTGCAGGCCTTTATTGACATCATAGCCGGACACCGTGCCGAAATAGCCGAAGGTATCGAAAAACTGCTGATCCGGGGCAGGTTGCTGGTGAAAGTGATTGCCATAATCCTTGTCCGACCAGCGTTGCAGAAGTTCCCGGTAGAAGGCATTGTCATTGCGAACGGCATCGGCACTGGCGCAGGCCTGACGGGCGGCATCGCTTAGTTCCTGCGGTTTTGATTCAATCCGAAACCGCTCGATCTTTAAAGAGGCGTCGGTTGATGTGTATATACAGAAATTCTGGGCCTCCACCCAATCCAGATAGGTTTCGGCATAGATGGCGCCTGAGTAATGATGGTGCACGTCGCCACCCTTCGGTAACATATTGGTAAAGAGGGTCAGCTCAGCGATATTCGGTGTATTGCCGGAAATGAGGTGGGTGTAATGATTGCGTGTAGCGGTGAGATTGTCCCGCAGGCTATTGTCGCTTTTTTCTCTTGCCTCGGCACTGCCAAGCAACAGTGCGCAACAGAGCACCAGGCAGATCTGTATTGATATTTTCATAGTAGCAGTTGCCTGGCGCACCATTGTGGAAGGAAGAGGTTTCACCTTGCAAAAAGAAAACCCCGCTTCATACCGTACAAGGGTGTAAGATTCGTACGAGCAGCCAAACTGCTCGACTCAGTTTATCCGCGGATATTACGGATATACGCCTTGGTCAGGGATGGATGGCTCTTGATGGTTTTATCAAGAGCTGTTGGCAGTTTGCTGGTTAAATAGTCGTCGATCTGGGTATAGGTCATTTCCTGGTTTATAGCCTCGTCCACCGTGCTGCGGAAAAGGTCTTTGTCCCGGTCGTTGTCAATATAGGCGAGGATGCCGGCGGTTGAAGAGGCCTTTTGACTTTGTTCCAGGGCAGCTAATCGCACCACCAAACCATCGATATCCTTTCTGGTTTGGTTTTG comes from the Desulforhopalus sp. genome and includes:
- a CDS encoding GNAT family N-acetyltransferase yields the protein MQLPDESIVEKATVEDAEEILALQKTAYVSEAELIDDFTIPPLHQTIDDIISEFNHQVILKFKLEKRIIGSVRCYLEKGTCYIGKLIVHPDYQNLGIGTKLLRAAECQFQHAERYELFTGEMSKRNLHIYEKNGYRVFYSKIISQKLTLLFLEKINKKA
- a CDS encoding nucleoside hydrolase, coding for MEKIWQQKLVWVDTDITIGHKSGLFSYCDVDDGYALTALLRSEQVEVIGVSSTLGNTDEIRVSTGIARDFLGKYGPNSVSVYQGAAARLPKDLAQTPTNEAVEKLADLLKNNRLTILAIGAATNIATLLLKYPEAAAGIDEIVLVAGRRNLDEHFISGHHQPKPFRDLNFEFDPQAFEVLLQSKLTLALVPYEACRQMWIRLGDLSRIGKANKVGHFLAEHSLGWITEWEVVFGAKGFNPFDLVAAGYVIRPELFSARSWQATIQYGPDDTAPGKTKPYLVCNDSITCGRTVNYCVGIAESCPAFLLERICTHDMAAFVVGQSHINVVVPDIQEASEFYGRVLGFQQAFDQDGNKMDYAGVVMEPFALDAGILKGGVNVDVRFLKHPQAEIYLELMAYHAPKGNQSLPPQPKTYDVGGVRHIALEVANCREVFDYLRGQEGVTMINTDAAYRPVKLDGFPITFFYWIDKYGIQWEMEEGRRIGMSRGIV
- a CDS encoding FIST C-terminal domain-containing protein produces the protein MFSFNIQYSSADDLFQAKQKLGEYVPQHLLIQVFSGNPAEDYVAELLGQLTKIFPGVPILGATTAGEIMDGASLEKTTVINFSRFDKTTVQTAFIDQNDDMHDAGRRLGLALARKDCRLAIVFGCGIKDGGAVNGEPLLAGFQEACPTLVISGGQAGDNGLAKQTFVFTEHGHTGKGAAAAVLSGDSLRVGTDYNLSWVPLGKKMTITAATGTCIHTIDNRPAKDLYSHYLGEHIAGRLPQSAAEFPLVVRRHGVLLARHANRVLPDGSLEFMAPFYTGETVQFSFCHSGLVAESARATFSRFASSPCDVVFIYSCLSRKWVLGEDSKLELQPLAGLAPTAGFFCYGEYFRNEDDNMFLSQTMTVLTLAEDGVGRADTEPVQSLEVQDYRSKQVQDLQALHRLVETSAEEREAVIKELQEALNEIKTLRGFIPICANCKNIRDDKGYWQKIEKYIQDNTEAQFSHGVCPDCMEKLYPEIMEKIRRDKAAAGDKTPAV
- a CDS encoding adenosine deaminase, whose translation is MKISIQICLVLCCALLLGSAEAREKSDNSLRDNLTATRNHYTHLISGNTPNIAELTLFTNMLPKGGDVHHHYSGAIYAETYLDWVEAQNFCIYTSTDASLKIERFRIESKPQELSDAARQACASADAVRNDNAFYRELLQRWSDKDYGNHFHQQPAPDQQFFDTFGYFGTVSGYDVNKGLQSLKVRAKDENISYLETMLKGGPSVENREVAALIGPLTANTPEQQMHEALDRAFAILAGDAETLAKIDGYVKSLEAAASGLDDEDFKLRFQTYVSRNNPPAQVFGSLFTSFAAAGRTPLVVGVNILGPENRHVAMRDYSLHMKMFEFFKRHYPGVKLSLHAGELVLGMIPPEGLRHHIREAVLVAGADRIGHGIDIAHETDAPQLLNIMKQKKVAVEVNLTSNEFILGIKNEAHPVGLYARHGVPFVISTDDPGVSRNNLSGEYLLYTSRYKPSYDNLKEVVYNSIHFSFLSKNEKAEEIVKLDKRFARFEARIASLPPQAR